One Methanomassiliicoccales archaeon genomic region harbors:
- a CDS encoding ThiF family adenylyltransferase: MTAVIKPGRTDDDRFDRAKRIGWINLDRVKASNCLVVGAGALGNEVVKNLVLSGVQSITVVDMDFVVRSNLNRCIFFRDDDATVKRAKAIVIAERARELNPYVVIDPIVMKLEDMNLEFLDNFAVVFGCLDNISARLHLNAYAYREGVPYIDGGMDGTLGKVQVVISPHTPCLQCTMNLSHSRALNVRYSCTGSEVSVYIPKTAAEITTTSIIGAIQVREGLKILSGKTKDCITNVFYYDGLRNRYEMLEVSRDPSCPVHI, from the coding sequence ATGACGGCAGTGATTAAACCAGGGAGAACTGATGATGATCGATTTGACAGAGCAAAACGAATAGGATGGATAAATCTCGATAGAGTGAAAGCATCGAACTGCTTAGTCGTAGGAGCTGGCGCTCTTGGTAATGAAGTCGTAAAAAATCTTGTTCTATCAGGCGTCCAATCAATCACCGTGGTCGATATGGATTTCGTCGTGCGGTCAAATTTGAATAGGTGCATATTTTTCAGAGATGATGACGCAACGGTCAAAAGAGCAAAGGCGATTGTCATAGCAGAGCGAGCAAGAGAACTTAATCCTTATGTGGTAATTGATCCTATTGTTATGAAGCTGGAGGATATGAATCTAGAGTTTCTAGATAATTTCGCTGTAGTATTTGGGTGCCTTGACAATATATCAGCTCGATTGCATCTTAACGCCTATGCATATAGGGAAGGAGTACCATATATAGACGGAGGAATGGATGGAACACTCGGAAAGGTCCAGGTTGTTATCTCTCCACACACTCCTTGTTTGCAGTGCACAATGAACCTTTCGCATTCAAGAGCATTGAATGTGAGGTATAGTTGCACGGGATCGGAAGTTTCCGTCTATATTCCAAAGACGGCTGCAGAAATAACAACAACAAGTATTATTGGAGCTATCCAGGTGAGAGAAGGGCTCAAGATCCTCAGCGGCAAAACCAAAGATTGCATCACAAACGTTTTTTACTATGACGGACTGCGAAACAGGTATGAGATGCTTGAGGTTTCCCGTGACCCCTCTTGCCCTGTTCACATTTAG
- a CDS encoding tryptophan--tRNA ligase produces MNNNFTVTPWEVSGEIDYDLLLEKFGTKRIDEEMLTRLSRYGNLHPMLRRGIAYSHRDLDWILDRYDNGEKFILYTGRGPSGSTHIGHLVTWMFTKHLQDIFGAKLYFQMTDDEKFLFNENLTLDDTKKNAYENALDVIALGFDAKHTKIFLDTEFIRTIYPIALKVAKRVTFSTVKAVFGFDNSCNIGSIFYTSIQAAPAFLESELQGRNIPCLIPCGIDQDAHFRVARDVAPILGYYKPALIHNKMFPSLMGGDKMSSSQPETTIFTTDNAQTVKRKIANAFTGGAVSAAEQRKTGGKPDICSVFKYEYFLFEPDDKKLEDLIHECRLGKILCGECKKKLADKIVKFLELHQKKREEARQKLEDFMLRDFDGN; encoded by the coding sequence ATGAACAATAATTTCACGGTGACTCCTTGGGAGGTCTCAGGAGAGATCGATTACGACTTACTGCTTGAAAAATTTGGCACAAAGAGAATCGACGAGGAAATGTTGACAAGATTATCAAGATATGGAAACCTACATCCAATGCTTCGTAGAGGCATTGCATATTCCCATCGGGACCTTGACTGGATTCTTGATAGATACGATAATGGGGAGAAATTTATTTTATATACCGGTAGAGGACCTTCTGGAAGTACACATATCGGTCACCTTGTCACGTGGATGTTTACAAAACATCTCCAAGATATTTTCGGCGCAAAGCTCTATTTCCAAATGACTGATGATGAGAAGTTCCTCTTCAATGAGAATCTCACGCTTGATGATACCAAAAAAAACGCATACGAGAACGCCTTAGACGTGATCGCTCTTGGTTTTGATGCCAAACATACTAAAATATTCCTTGATACAGAATTTATTAGGACAATATATCCAATCGCACTCAAGGTTGCGAAAAGAGTGACTTTTTCGACCGTCAAAGCCGTTTTTGGATTCGACAATAGTTGTAATATCGGTTCGATTTTCTACACTAGTATTCAAGCAGCTCCTGCCTTTCTCGAATCGGAATTGCAGGGAAGAAATATCCCTTGCTTGATACCATGTGGTATCGACCAAGATGCTCACTTCAGGGTTGCAAGGGATGTAGCACCGATCCTTGGATACTACAAGCCAGCTCTAATCCACAACAAGATGTTTCCAAGCCTTATGGGCGGGGATAAGATGTCATCTTCGCAACCTGAAACAACAATTTTCACCACCGATAACGCTCAAACTGTGAAAAGAAAGATTGCCAATGCATTTACTGGCGGTGCTGTATCTGCTGCAGAGCAAAGAAAAACAGGTGGAAAGCCAGATATATGTTCAGTTTTCAAATATGAATATTTCCTATTTGAGCCCGACGATAAAAAGCTGGAGGATCTCATACATGAATGCAGGTTGGGAAAGATCCTTTGCGGTGAATGTAAGAAGAAATTAGCGGACAAAATCGTCAAGTTTTTGGAATTACATCAAAAGAAAAGGGAGGAGGCACGGCAGAAACTCGAGGATTTCATGCTAAGGGATTTCGATGGAAATTAA
- the tsaA gene encoding tRNA (N6-threonylcarbamoyladenosine(37)-N6)-methyltransferase TrmO: protein MEIKPIGYVKNAAEDDTDFDELISEVIILPEYADGLYRIEECDELEIIFYFHKSESYKLRVHPHHDPTLPEVGVFSSRSPKRPNFLGLTRVKLIDRKGNVIVVKGLDAFNGTPVIDIKPAARRDQR, encoded by the coding sequence ATGGAAATTAAACCGATTGGATATGTAAAGAACGCTGCGGAAGATGATACAGATTTCGATGAACTGATATCAGAAGTCATCATATTACCAGAATATGCAGACGGGCTATATAGGATCGAAGAATGCGATGAGCTGGAAATAATATTTTATTTTCACAAATCCGAATCATACAAGCTGAGAGTTCATCCCCATCATGATCCGACCTTACCTGAAGTGGGTGTTTTTTCATCGAGGAGTCCAAAAAGACCAAATTTCCTTGGACTCACGCGTGTGAAATTAATCGATCGCAAAGGAAATGTCATCGTAGTCAAAGGGCTCGATGCTTTTAACGGCACGCCTGTAATTGACATAAAGCCAGCGGCGAGGAGAGACCAACGTTAA